CGAGTTCCCGTTCGGCTTTACTACAGTCAAACTGTGAGGCAAGGCGACGACCCGCACAATCGGCATAACTCGGGAATGCGGCATGGCGATCTCGACCGACTTTTTTCAGGCCCCATTTCAAGAGCGACATGGTGTACATGCGTCTTGCGGACAAAGGCACACGGCGAATTTTGACGTGGGCTTGATGCTCGATCTCGTCGATGTAGTCATTCGCGCTGATACAGGGGCGACTCGCGAGATTATAGGTTTCACCCTCAATTTGCGGCTGCGTCATCGCTTTAACTAAGGCATCGGCAATATCATCAACTAGCACGATCGGCAGTGGATTCTCGCCCTTCCCCCAAAGATTACAGACCGAGGTATAGTTCCAGGCGGCAATTCCCCAGTGGTAGGGATTGCCACCAACACCGAGTACCACTCCCGGACGCGTGATCACGACCGGTAGACCTTGGGTTTTATGCAGTTCTAACAGCTGATTTTCATTTTCCACCTTCGATCGACTATACGGTGCCACCCGCATCATGCCCGGATCGGCAAGGGTTTCCTCGTTGATTACTGTCTTTGCATTACTAGCGTTGTAGATCGCGACAGAAGACGTATAAACCAAACGTTTTATTTTATGTTTCAAACATAGTTCAGCCAACTGACGGGTTGGTTCTACATCCGTCTTTTGGTAATCTTCCCAGGTTTTGCCATTGCCCCGCGCCAGATGCAGCACATACTCAATTCCTGACATCGCGGCATCGATAGTTTCAGGCTTCGTAAAATCGCCCCGCACCACTTCTACCCCTAATTTCAGTACGGCAGGCGGACAGCCATTCGGATTGCGTGAGAGGAGACGCACACCATAGCCATCCTCGCGTAGCCGCTTGACTAGGGCTTGACCGATAAATCCCGTCCCCCCCAGCACCAAAACCGTCGATTTCGGTAAATCAGCTACGGTCTCGGGATGAGTCGGTGTGGGAATAGGGAGGTTAGCCGCCGCCGCAATCCGTTCGGCTAGCTTGACGGTTCCCTCACCCATCACACTGGCAACTCGCTCATCGAGTGTGCCCCCCCGATGTTGATAAAAATCGGCCACTGTCCGGGCAATACTTTCCGCAAATGGAGCCGTTTGCTGTGTCAGCTTCATCTTCGATAGCACCACGCCACCCAAGGTCTGAACCCCCTGGGCCAATTCTTCTTTCGCGGGTTTCCAAGTATTCGCAAATCGATCGAGATCAAGCATATAAGGCGTATGGGACTTGAACTGATAGAGATTACGCTCAAAGTCAACGATCGCACTGCCATGGGTACCACGCACCATGATGTAGTGCTCCGGATAACCATCAATAAACGAGAAACGCAACCGCATGGCCACATTGCCCCGTCGGGCCTGAATATCCCACCGGCGATAAAACGCTAAGCCCCTGGGTAAATCAACCTTGTCGTAGGCATCCACATGCAAGGTATCGGGTTCTCCCACTAGGTGTAACGCATGGGAAAACGAATGCGGACAGACCTCAAACAAAATATTGGTGGGTGACTGCAACATCCATAGACCAAATGGCCCACCGCGCACTGCACCCAAAGGTTTATTCCAAATAATATCGACTTGATCTAGCTGTCCCAATTCACCGGCAGCGATCGCCGCTGTGAGCTTCTCGTAGGCGGGAAAATAGAGGAAATTATGACTAACGCCAATCTGCCGCCCTTGGTCAATCGCTTGCTGACGAAGCGTTTGGCAGGCTTCAACGGTATGACAAAGCGGCTTTTCGATAAAGGTATCGACACCGGCATTGAGAATCTGTTGCGCCGTGGGGAAATGGATATGGGGCGGTGTCAGCACATGGACCACATCCAGATTTTCCTGAGACAGCATTGTGCCCAAATCACCATAGGTTTTGGGAATGCCATGGCTGCTAGCAAACTGTTGCGCGAGATTCTGATTCAAATCGCAGATGGCCCGCACTTCAACCCCATCCAGACGTCGCAGGGCCTTAACGTGATAGTCCGCGATATAACCCGCACCTAAGATCGCGACTTGTGTCATACCTGAACTTGACTTTGCCATATTGATCTCCAGTCGCTAATTAAAAGCAATGTTTAAGCACGCTGTCTTTTCGATGCAGCGATCGGACAATTGCGGCAGGGGATATCGCTTCCCAAATTCGCCCTGAACAAACTTGCCCGATAACAAATATGAGTTCTACGGAATTTTTATCGGCCATATATGTGCCACCTTACACAGGATTTTTTCTAAGAAAATCCCTCCCAAGCTAGAAATCACTTGCCAATGTTATTGGCTAGGCTATGGGGTATGCGTTTGACTCAAGCACTTTCTCCTATCAGTCTGGCAATTGCCCTAGCAACCTTGAGCGGGGTGGTTTATAGCGTATATTTTCAAGCGGCGAATGTAGCCCGTGGCACACCTCAATCTACCTCTCAAGGCTTAGGTGAACAGCGGCTTACCCCACAACAGGTCTATCCCGTACGGTCGGATATTGTGGCGATCGAGATTCATACGGGGCATGTAATTCGTGGCAAACAACAACGCTTCCAACGGCAATTCGGCGATTACATCACACCGCACCGACATGCGACCAAGGATGATTGGGTGAAGCGATTTGGTCGGGCGCGTGGGGCTTTAGTCGGTCACGATCGCAAGCAGTTCTATGGCTTCGATCGGCTGACTGGAAAGGATTTAAACATTTCAAATTGGCGAAATTCTGAAAATATTCGGATTCAATCGTCGGATGACCCGCGCTATCGCAGCGCCCAATCCGTCAAATCAGTGCATCGCAAGATGCGCCCCCGCGACACCGCCCAAATCGACACTTGGAAATTCCAATGGGCGACCACGCATACGTTGTATCTCACCTTGCCGACGGCGCTCACGCCGGGCAAAACTTACACAATTACCAGTCCCGACCCCAACGTCGCACCCATTACCTTTCGCTATCAACCAACCACAAATCGCAGCGAAGCCGTACAGGTTTCCCACCTCGGCTTCCGGCCCGATGACCCAGGGAAAGTCGCCTTTCTCTCCGCTTGGATGGGCGATGGCGGTGGGGTGAATTATCCGATTGGGCAGACCTTCTGGCTCGTGAATTCGCAGGGCAAACAAGTTTTCACCGGCAAAACGCGGCGATCGCGGCGGGCCGATGAAGCGGAAGACGGCCGCGGCCTCAACCATAACCACACCGATGTGGATGTGATGGACTTCTCCGACTTTCAACAGCCTGGGCAGTACCGGGTTTGCGTTGCGACGATCGGCTGCTCCTTTCCATTTAAAATTGGGCCGCAGGTTTGGCAATCCGCGTTCTACACCTCGGTGCGCGGGCTCTACCACCAACGCAGCGGCATTGCCCTCGGTGCCCCCTATACCAGCTACAAGCGGCCGCGAGCCTTCCATCCAAACGATGGCGTGAAGGTCTACCAAGCCACTGCGCGACTCGTGGATAACGACCAAGGCATCTGGGGTAAAACCAGTTTCCTGAAGCTCCTGCCCCAAACCAAAACGACCAAAATTTTGCCCCAGGCCTGGGGCGGCTATTTCGATGCGGGGGATTGGGACCGCCGCATTCAGCACGTCGAAGTATCGCGATCGCTGATCGAGTTAGCGGAGCTATTTCCCGATTATTTTGAGCGACTCAACCTCAATCTGCCGGAATCGAATAACCAACTGCCGGACATCATCGATGAAGCGCTGTGGAATCTCGACTTCTATCGCCGTATGCAAGCCGCCGATGGTGGGATTAGCGGTGGGATTCAATCCGCCAGCTATCCCAAAACCGGCGAGGCCAGTTGGCAAGAAACTGCGGATATTCTTGCGTATAAACCCGACCCTTGGTCTAGCTATCTCTACGTTGCAGGCGCCGCGCAGATCGCTCATTGGCTGCGCGATCGACAGCCAAAACTCGCCGCAACCTACCGGCTCAGTGCGGTGCGTGCCATGGACTATGCGGAACGGTATTGGCATAAACCCGACCCCAGCCACAAGCATTTTCAACTCCGTGATGCGCGGAATCTCGCGGCGCTAGCGATGCTCCGACTGACCGAGCAGACCAAATGGCACCAGGTCTTTGAAGCCACCACGGTCTTTACTAAAAGGGATATCCCGATCGAGAAATGGGACTTCCACGATCAACGGGATGCGGCCTTTCTCTACCTCCGCTTGCCCGCCCATCTGACCCAGGCAAAACTGCGGCAAAACGTACATGAGTCCTTTTTCAAAGCGGCTGACAAAATCATTCGCAGTGGTCAGAAATCCGCCCACAAGTGGGCGAAAGAAGATGACAACGCGCCCATTGGTTGGGGCAATAGCCTGGGTAGCCCCAAAACTGTCACCCTGCTGCGAGCCCACCACCTGAGCCAGGACGATCGCTATCTCAAAGCAGCGACCCTCGCCAGCCAATTTTCCGCTGGGGCCAATCCTCTCAACTTGGTCTATACAACCGGTCTTGGTCATCGTAGCCCGCGTAATCCACTGATCATTGATCAGCGCATCACTGGCCAAGCACCACCACCTGGCATTACCGTTTATGGCCCACTGAATCCCGCATTTTTCAAAAATGACTGGTTTACGAAACTGATGGAACCCGCCATGTATCCAGCGTGGTCAAAATGGCCGACCACCGAAGCCTACTTTGACGTATTTACTTCGGTGGCGATGTCAGAGTTTACGGTGATGCAGACGATTGGCCCAACGGCATATACCTGGGGATACTTAGCCGCTCGCCAATCCCCAAATCGGTAATGTAACTTCCGCACAAATAGACAATGCCGCGCACAATCTACTCAAAAATCAAGCCGCCAATTTCTGCCAAACATCCAGTGAAATCTCCTTCTTAGGATATTCGTCGATCGATTGCATCAATGTTTCAATGACAATATGCAGCGATCAACCGTGCATAACGATCGCCATCCGCATCTGACTTTTTTCCTATCCCGAATTTAATTTCCGCTTTACGGCACCATTTCGGTGGTTCACCGTAGGCATTAGTTTGCAATCCGCAGTGGCCTATCTATGGCGAGCCAAACCCTTAAACAGAAAACAATCAATAGCGCCATCTGGACGGTGCTGGGATATGGCTCAAGCCAAGTTCTGCGCTTCGGGGCAAACTTAGCCCTCGCCCGGTTTCTAGAACCCCAATACTTCGGCCTGATGGCCGTGATCAACATTCTCCTGCTGGGGATTTTACTCTTCTCCGATATTGGCATTGCCCAAAGCATTGTCAATAATCCCCGGGGTGAGGAGCGTGATTTTCTCGATACGGCTTGGACAATCCAGGTTTTACGCGGTTTCCTGCTGTGGGGAATTGCGTTGGCGATGACGATTCCCGCCGCCAATTTCTATCAAGATTCACGCTTACTGTGGCTCCTGCCGATCGCCGGTCTCACCTCGATTATTGAAGGCTTTCATACCACTCGCATTCACGTCGCACAGCGGACCCTCGACCAACGCACCTACAATCTCTACGAACTCAGCACCCAAGGTTTGTATCTTGCGGTGCTCGTTACCTGGGCCTATCTCTCCCCCAGTATTTGGGCGTTGGTCGGCGGTAGCGTTATCGGTGCCTTGATTAGCTTAGTTGGCAGTTATATCTGCTTCCCCGGACCGCGCCATCGGTTTCGCTGGGAAGCCAAAGCGGTGCAGGATTTAGTTTCCCTGGGACGCTGGATTTTCTTCGCTACGGCGACGATGTTTGCGGCGGAACAAGCAGACCGGTTGATCTTAGCGAAGCTCGTAGACTGGCGGACGATCGGGGTTTATTCGATCGCTTACAACCTCT
The Romeriopsis navalis LEGE 11480 DNA segment above includes these coding regions:
- a CDS encoding NAD-dependent epimerase/dehydratase family protein — encoded protein: MAKSSSGMTQVAILGAGYIADYHVKALRRLDGVEVRAICDLNQNLAQQFASSHGIPKTYGDLGTMLSQENLDVVHVLTPPHIHFPTAQQILNAGVDTFIEKPLCHTVEACQTLRQQAIDQGRQIGVSHNFLYFPAYEKLTAAIAAGELGQLDQVDIIWNKPLGAVRGGPFGLWMLQSPTNILFEVCPHSFSHALHLVGEPDTLHVDAYDKVDLPRGLAFYRRWDIQARRGNVAMRLRFSFIDGYPEHYIMVRGTHGSAIVDFERNLYQFKSHTPYMLDLDRFANTWKPAKEELAQGVQTLGGVVLSKMKLTQQTAPFAESIARTVADFYQHRGGTLDERVASVMGEGTVKLAERIAAAANLPIPTPTHPETVADLPKSTVLVLGGTGFIGQALVKRLREDGYGVRLLSRNPNGCPPAVLKLGVEVVRGDFTKPETIDAAMSGIEYVLHLARGNGKTWEDYQKTDVEPTRQLAELCLKHKIKRLVYTSSVAIYNASNAKTVINEETLADPGMMRVAPYSRSKVENENQLLELHKTQGLPVVITRPGVVLGVGGNPYHWGIAAWNYTSVCNLWGKGENPLPIVLVDDIADALVKAMTQPQIEGETYNLASRPCISANDYIDEIEHQAHVKIRRVPLSARRMYTMSLLKWGLKKVGRDRHAAFPSYADCAGRRLASQFDCSKAERELGWQPVTDRELLVSEGIHLPVKEWLS
- a CDS encoding glycoside hydrolase family 9 protein, with product MRLTQALSPISLAIALATLSGVVYSVYFQAANVARGTPQSTSQGLGEQRLTPQQVYPVRSDIVAIEIHTGHVIRGKQQRFQRQFGDYITPHRHATKDDWVKRFGRARGALVGHDRKQFYGFDRLTGKDLNISNWRNSENIRIQSSDDPRYRSAQSVKSVHRKMRPRDTAQIDTWKFQWATTHTLYLTLPTALTPGKTYTITSPDPNVAPITFRYQPTTNRSEAVQVSHLGFRPDDPGKVAFLSAWMGDGGGVNYPIGQTFWLVNSQGKQVFTGKTRRSRRADEAEDGRGLNHNHTDVDVMDFSDFQQPGQYRVCVATIGCSFPFKIGPQVWQSAFYTSVRGLYHQRSGIALGAPYTSYKRPRAFHPNDGVKVYQATARLVDNDQGIWGKTSFLKLLPQTKTTKILPQAWGGYFDAGDWDRRIQHVEVSRSLIELAELFPDYFERLNLNLPESNNQLPDIIDEALWNLDFYRRMQAADGGISGGIQSASYPKTGEASWQETADILAYKPDPWSSYLYVAGAAQIAHWLRDRQPKLAATYRLSAVRAMDYAERYWHKPDPSHKHFQLRDARNLAALAMLRLTEQTKWHQVFEATTVFTKRDIPIEKWDFHDQRDAAFLYLRLPAHLTQAKLRQNVHESFFKAADKIIRSGQKSAHKWAKEDDNAPIGWGNSLGSPKTVTLLRAHHLSQDDRYLKAATLASQFSAGANPLNLVYTTGLGHRSPRNPLIIDQRITGQAPPPGITVYGPLNPAFFKNDWFTKLMEPAMYPAWSKWPTTEAYFDVFTSVAMSEFTVMQTIGPTAYTWGYLAARQSPNR
- a CDS encoding oligosaccharide flippase family protein is translated as MASQTLKQKTINSAIWTVLGYGSSQVLRFGANLALARFLEPQYFGLMAVINILLLGILLFSDIGIAQSIVNNPRGEERDFLDTAWTIQVLRGFLLWGIALAMTIPAANFYQDSRLLWLLPIAGLTSIIEGFHTTRIHVAQRTLDQRTYNLYELSTQGLYLAVLVTWAYLSPSIWALVGGSVIGALISLVGSYICFPGPRHRFRWEAKAVQDLVSLGRWIFFATATMFAAEQADRLILAKLVDWRTIGVYSIAYNLSNLPREMVKTFSYRVIYPAVVQTLDMPRPELRLKIMKQRRMLLGGSAVILAGLVTVGDLVISLLYNEKYEQAIWMMPLLCAGIWFSVLFYTISQVLLAIGKPMYSAQCNFVRFVLVAIGLPLGYYLGELPGAVLAISLSDVPLYLTNLYGLQKEQLSCIRQDLEFTGYFVALLVLCLGVRYALGYGYPIENLFLN